In the Arachis ipaensis cultivar K30076 chromosome B10, Araip1.1, whole genome shotgun sequence genome, one interval contains:
- the LOC107621982 gene encoding NDR1/HIN1-like protein 12, giving the protein MPTAFKRKLDLHRRQGRTNPLIWLAAILCTIIAIAVVIAGIVVFIAYLVIHPRVPVISITNAHLDLLRNDYAGLLQTQLTVIVRAHNGNAKAHATFSDISFNISFQGQGIAVLVADSLEVPKNSTKDLNYVIQSSSIPLTPDQMEKVDDSWKKNEIAFDFKGNARTRWRIGPVGSVKFLCRLNCQLKFHPLNGSYIPNRCTSKSK; this is encoded by the coding sequence ATGCCTACGGCTTTCAAGAGAAAACTCGACCTCCATCGGCGGCAGGGCCGAACGAACCCCTTGATCTGGCTAGCAGCGATCCTATGCACCATCATAGCCATAGCAGTTGTGATTGCAGGGATAGTAGTTTTCATTGCATACTTGGTCATCCATCCAAGAGTACCTGTGATCAGCATCACCAATGCTCATTTAGACCTTCTCCGGAACGACTACGCCGGCCTCCTCCAGACACAGCTCACAGTCATTGTGAGGGCTCACAATGGCAATGCCAAGGCTCATGCTACTTTCTCTGACATAAGCTTCAACATCAGCTTCCAAGGCCAAGGCATAGCCGTGCTCGTTGCGGATTCTTTGGAGGTTCCTAAGAATAGTACTAAGGATCTTAACTATGTTATTCAGTCTTCTTCCATTCCTTTGACTCCTGATCAAATGGAGAAAGTGGATGATTCTTGGAAGAAGAATGAGATTGCCTTCGATTTCAAGGGAAATGCAAGGACTCGGTGGAGGATAGGGCCTGTAGGATCTGTTAAGTTCTTGTGCCGCTTGAACTGTCAACTCAAGTTCCATCCTTTGAATGGCAGCTATATTCCAAATAGGTGCACCTCAAAATCAAAATGA
- the LOC107623909 gene encoding pentatricopeptide repeat-containing protein At1g77360, mitochondrial-like: MEALASNPRRSTASNKQQQEAKIPKPQRPNQFPSHRDAVHVSPNARKLCELLTRTPPNDIETALTNCGIRPSHDEVHEVLGLCYSVPSSAVKFFRWAGQLQKHSGHAWNLMVDLLGKNGVFEYMWDAIRSMKQQKQLALPTFVSVFESYCTAGRFNEAFMSFDVMDRYGIQPDVVAVNSLLSAICREDNQTTVALDFFHKIKGKIPPDGDTFAILLEGWEKEGNAAKAKSTFGEMVVRIGWDRKNMAAYDAFLMTLVRALQVDEAVKFLKVMKDHDCFPGLKFFTNALDIIIKQNDAANAVILWDVMLESALVVPNLVMYNAVIGLLCNNNQIDHAFRLLDQMAFQGVFPDSLTYNIVFECLVRNKKVHVAERFFNEMVKNECPPTSTNCTSAIAMFFDRDDPEAAQSIWTYMVENHIKPLSDAANEVLLGLCQLGRLSEVKRSAEDMLDRKIMIYESTMAKLKDAFYRDSRTARDRYDSLSRRWKAHGKL, encoded by the coding sequence ATGGAGGCATTGGCGTCAAACCCCAGAAGAAGCACTGCCTCCAACAAACAGCAACAAGAAGCGAAGATTCCGAAACCCCAACGACCGAACCAATTCCCATCACACCGGGACGCGGTGCACGTGTCCCCAAATGCGAGAAAACTGTGCGAGCTGCTGACGCGAACCCCTCCTAACGACATCGAAACTGCCCTAACTAACTGCGGGATCCGGCCTTCCCACGATGAGGTCCACGAGGTCCTCGGGCTGTGCTACAGCGTGCCGTCGTCGGCCGTGAAGTTCTTCCGGTGGGCCGGGCAGCTTCAAAAGCACTCGGGCCACGCCTGGAACTTGATGGTGGACCTGTTGGGGAAGAACGGGGTGTTTGAGTACATGTGGGACGCCATCAGGTCCATGAAGCAGCAAAAGCAGCTGGCATTGCCCACCTTTGTCTCCGTTTTCGAGAGCTACTGCACTGCTGGCAGGTTCAATGAAGCCTTTATGAGCTTCGATGTTATGGACAGGTACGGCATTCAGCCCGACGTTGTTGCCGTCAATTCCCTCCTCAGCGCCATCTGCCGCGAGGATAATCAGACAACCGTCGCATTGGACTTCTTCCACAAGATCAAGGGCAAGATTCCTCCCGACGGGGATACTTTCGCCATTTTGCTGGAGGGCTGGGAGAAGGAAGGAAATGCCGCCAAGGCCAAGAGCACGTTCGGCGAGATGGTGGTTAGAATTGGTTGGGATAGGAAGAACATGGCTGCCTACGATGCTTTCTTGATGACATTGGTTCGTGCATTGCAGGTTGATGAGGCTGTCAAGTTCTTGAAGGTGATGAAGGACCATGACTGCTTCCCAGGTTTGAAATTCTTTACCAATGCTCTTGATATTATCATCAAGCAAAACGATGCCGCTAATGCTGTTATTTTGTGGGATGTCATGCTTGAGAGTGCCTTGGTAGTCCCTAACTTAGTAATGTACAATGCTGTCATTGGCTTGCTTTGCAATAACAATCAGATAGATCACGCCTTTCGCCTGCTCGATCAGATGGCCTTTCAGGGTGTTTTCCCTGACTCCCTCACTTATAACATTGTTTTTGAGTGTTTGGTGAGGAACAAGAAGGTTCATGTGGCCGAGAGGTTCTTCAACGAGATGGTGAAGAACGAGTGCCCGCCCACCAGTACCAACTGTACCTCGGCCATTGCAATGTTCTTTGATCGTGATGATCCTGAGGCAGCGCAATCGATTTGGACTTACATGGTTGAGAATCATATTAAGCCGCTCAGTGATGCTGCCAATGAGGTGCTACTTGGTCTTTGTCAGCTGGGCCGGCTCTCGGAGGTGAAAAGGTCAGCAGAAGACATGCTGGATAGGAAGATCATGATATATGAGTCCACAATGGCAAAGTTGAAGGATGCATTCTATAGAGATAGTAGGACTGCGAGGGACAGATATGACAGTCTGTCCAGGAGGTGGAAAGCTCATGGCAAATTGTAA
- the LOC107624043 gene encoding long-chain-alcohol oxidase FAO4A has product MEENDRRNGSLRLGMGMGMGLMKKVHTEDTVVVELDDDTDQILQKTRRRQSLHELLEEDDQKLCRLSERQMKSLLALTDTILPSIKPPPSSQSSSSLSNFYNTSASMPPTPHRLGVLISEKLKHPNTWLLRLTLWLLSTWFGTFILSGIPSITTTFPFFHTFHQLPLHNRQQIMQSWSLSYFRLLRMLFRTIKLLTLLVFFTQVDESGENQSWNAIGYSGPDPDFKSSKEDDTNVDGEEAMGPLYKGVVHLNSQRRETIAESLRTFGFCVSLLSPRKESSISSPSLSIECDAVVIGSGSGGGVVAGVLAKAGYKVLVLEKGGYSARNNLSLLEGPSMDEMYLSNGLVATDDMSVLILAGSTVGGGSAINWSASIKTPKHVCKEWCEKHELELFESELYKEAMEVVCEKMGVQCEVEEEGLNNAVLRKGCEEMGYPVTNIPRNAKKDHYCGWCCFGCKDGRKKGTSETWLVDLVKSGNGAILPSCEAIQVLHKKKRGGARRIAKGVAFQFVDHKGSKEICVVESKVTIVACGALCTPPLLKRSGLKNPNIGRHLHLHPVVMAWGSFPNTDPDTDTETSFSSKKSYEGGIMTAMSTVVADFDKSGYGALIQTPALHPGMFSILMPWTSGADVKERMRKFSRTAHVFALARDQGSGTVKSASNIRYEMKDVDKENLRRGMEKVLRILAGAGAEEIGTHHNKGRVLNVKKVSYKELEKFVREESSRIVVDDEISTPYCSAHQMGSCRMGNDPKGSVVNQMGETWEVEGLYVADTSVFPTALGVNPMVTVQAIAYCTAQSLLQLLKRKM; this is encoded by the exons ATGGAAGAGAATGATCGTAGAAATGGTAGCTTGAGGTTGGGAATGGGAATGGGAATGGGGTTGATGAAGAAAGTGCACACAGAAGATACAGTGGTTGTTGAGCTTGATGATGATACGGATCAGATACTCcaaaaaacaagaagaagacagaGCCTCCATGAGCTTCTAGAAGAAGACGATCAGAAACTGTGCCGCCTGTCGGAGAGGCAGATGAAGTCACTGCTTGCTCTCACCGACACCATCTTGCCGTCAATAAAACCGCCGCCATCTTctcaatcatcatcatcactttCCAACTTCTACAACACTTCCGCTTCCATGCCTCCTACACCTCACCGT CTTGGGGTTTTGATAAGTGAGAAGCTGAAACACCCAAATACATGGCTGCTAAGGTTAACGCTGTGGCTACTATCCACATGGTTTGGGACATTCATACTCTCTGGAATTCCCAGCATCACAACCACCTTCCCATTCTTCCACACCTTCCATCAACTTCCTCTTCACAATCGCCAACAAATCATGCAATCTTGGTCTCTCAGTTACTTTCGTCTCCTTAGGATGTTGTTTAGGACCATCAAGCTCCTTACCCTCCTTGTCTTCTTCACTCAG GTAGATGAATCAGGAGAAAATCAATCATGGAATGCAATTGGATATAGTGGACCTGATCCTGACTTCAAATCATCAAAAGAGGATGATACTAATGTGGATGGTGAAGAAGCTATGGGACCCCTTTACAAAGGCGTTGTCCATTTGAACTCCCAAAGAAGAGAAACCATTGCAGAGTCTCTAAGAACATTTGGGTTCTGTGTCTCGTTATTGAGTCCTAGGAAGGAAAGTAGCATATCATCTCCATCTCTATCCATTGAATGTGATGCAGTTGTTATAGGTTCCGGTTCAGGAGGTGGCGTAGTAGCCGGAGTGTTAGCAAAAGCCGGTTACAAAGTTCTTGTTTTGGAGAAAGGAGGCTATTCTGCTAGGAACAATCTTTCCCTTCTTGAAGGCCCATCCATGGATGAAATGTACCTCTCTAATGGTTTGGTTGCAACTGATGACATGTCCGTGCTAATTCTAGCAG GTTCCACAGTTGGTGGAGGCTCTGCAATAAACTGGTCAGCAAGCATCAAGACCCCAAAACATGTGTGCAAGGAATGGTGTGAAAAGCACGAGCTAGAGCTATTTGAGAGTGAACTATACAAAGAAGCCATGGAAGTTGTGTGTGAGAAAATGGGGGTGCAATGCGAGGTAGAGGAGGAAGGTCTGAACAATGCAGTGTTAAGAAAAGGGTGTGAAGAAATGGGATATCCAGTGACTAACATTCCGAGGAATGCGAAAAAAGATCACTATTGCGGTTGGTGCTGCTTTGGATGCAAGGATGGAAGGAAGAAAGGCACATCAGAAACATGGCTTGTTGACTTAGTCAAATCAGGTAACGGAGCAATTCTACCAAGCTGTGAGGCCATCCAAGTGCTCCATAAGAAGAAGAGAGGAGGTGCAAGAAGAATAGCAAAAGGGGTAGCCTTTCAATTTGTTGATcacaaaggaagcaaagagatTTGTGTTGTGGAGTCTAAGGTCACAATAGTTGCATGTGGAGCACTCTGCACTCCTCCATTGCTCAAGAGAAGTGGCCTCAAGAACCCCAACATAGGCAGACACCTCCACCTTCATCCCGTCGTCATGGCATGGGGCTCTTTCCCAAATACGGATCCTGACACGGACACAGAAACCTCCTTCTCCTCTAAGAAGAGCTACGAAGGAGGAATTATGACAGCCATGTCAACCGTGGTGGCTGATTTCGACAAATCCGGATACGGCGCATTAATACAAACACCTGCCCTGCATCCTGGCATGTTCTCAATCCTAATGCCATGGACTTCAGGAGCAGACGTGAAAGAACGGATGCGCAAGTTTTCAAGAACTGCTCACGTTTTTGCTCTCGCCAGGGATCAAGGATCAGGAACGGTGAAGTCAGCAAGCAACATAAGATATGAAATGAAAGACGTGGACAAAGAGAATCTAAGGAGAGGAATGGAGAAAGTGCTGAGAATATTGGCGGGTGCTGGAGCTGAAGAAATAGGCACACATCACAACAAGGGAAGGGTGTTGAATGTGAAGAAAGTTAGTTACAAGGAGTTGGAGAAGTTTGTGAGGGAAGAGAGTTCAAGAATAGTGGTTGATGATGAAATATCAACGCCGTATTGTTCGGCACATCAGATGGGGAGTTGTAGGATGGGGAATGATCCAAAGGGTTCAGTTGTGAATCAAATGGGTGAGACATGGGAAGTTGAAGGTCTTTATGTGGCTGACACAAGTGTGTTCCCTACTGCTTTGGGTGTCAATCCAATGGTCACTGTTCAAGCCATTGCTTATTGCACTGCTCAATCTCTTCTTCAACtccttaaaagaaaaatgtaa
- the LOC107624505 gene encoding uncharacterized protein LOC107624505 isoform X4: MEIPTPRCKFSLIIIFIIISLSLGFVSFIFCIAAELVRNKEGDLRWNGKLCYLPTSPSFGLGIATLVTLFIAHIIGNTMMFKSSCSSKIPPLAKILWFISCDVWQAQLWDCSNFVDSSYKHE; this comes from the exons ATGGAAATTCCTACTCCAAGGTGCAAATTCTCATTGataatcatcttcatcatcatttccCTCTCCCTTGGCTTCGTTTCCTTCATCTTTTGCATAGCTGCTGAGTTAGTAAGGAATAAG GAGGGTGATCTCAGGTGGAATGGAAAGCTGTGTTATCTACCAACAAGTCCATCATTTGGATTGGGAATTGCAACTTTGGTTACTCTCTTCATTGCTCACATAATTGGGAATACTATGATGTTCAAGAGCTCTTGTTCTTCTAAGATACCTCCTCTTGCAAAGATTCTTTGGTTCATATCATG TGATGTTTGGCAGGCTCAGCTTTGGGATTGCAGTAATTTTGTTGATAGCAGCTACAAGCATGAGTAG